A DNA window from Helianthus annuus cultivar XRQ/B chromosome 15, HanXRQr2.0-SUNRISE, whole genome shotgun sequence contains the following coding sequences:
- the LOC110910519 gene encoding kxDL motif-containing protein 1 translates to MEKEAIAAASQEVSQEFKTLIDSDALDSMKQLQHTILGRLQDSNAVLSHFNDYSEQCFAEVSGDLSANTRLLKSMKSDLDYIFQKLRSLKAKIKATYPDAFPDDSTLEALDARPDLEVPR, encoded by the exons ATGGAGAAAGAAGCGATTGCAGCAGCATCCCAAGAGGTTTCACAggaattcaaaaccctaattgattCAGATGCTTTGGATTCCATGAAGCAGTTACAGCACACTAT ATTAGGGCGCCTGCAAGACAGTAATGCCGTCCTTTCTCATTTTAATGACTATTCAGAGCAATGTTTTGCTGAGGTGTCCGGTGATCTCTCTGCAAATACGCGCCTCTTAAAGTCAATGAAGTCAGACCttgattatatatttcaaaaACTGAG GAGTCTAAAAGCAAAGATCAAAGCCACATATCCCGATGCATTCCCAGACGATTCAACGTTAGAAGCACTCGATGCACGACCAGATCTAGAAGTACCTCGGTAA
- the LOC110910516 gene encoding acetylornithine aminotransferase, chloroplastic/mitochondrial, translating to MSSVFNLCNPVFFANRYNNLNVKPHNARYKIHVTNPRRTELRAQLTTELGEQPAVETPVSQADVINDDKEVIVGTYGRTPLVLSSGKGCKLYDIDGKEYIDLTSGIAVNALGHGDPDWVRAVTDQANVLAHVSNIYYTVPQVNLARRLVASSFADRVFFSNSGTEANEAAIKFSRKFQRFSHPNKADPPTEFISFTNSFHGRTIGSLALTSKEHYRTPFEPVMPGVTFLKYGDIDAVQELLSSGKIAAVFVEPIQGEGGIYGATKEFLKSLRSACDKAGSLLVFDEVQCGLGRTGYLWAHEAYDVTPDIMTLAKPLAGGLPIGATLVTERVNAAINNGDHGSTFAGGPLVCAAAIAVFDKVSDPSFLAEVTKKGDYLKHLLKKKLQGNKHVKEIRGFGLIVGIELDVAATPLVDACRESGLLILTAGKGDVVRLVPPLIISEQELDSAVEIIYKCLHVLDEKSSN from the exons ATGTCATCAGTTTTCAATTTATGCAACCCTGTATTCTTCGCAAATCGTTATAACAATCTTAATGTAAAGCCTCACAATGCTAGATACAAGATTCATGTAACGAATCCTCGTAGAACCGAGTTACGGGCACAGTTAACGACCGAGTTAGGGGAACAACCGGCGGTTGAAACGCCGGTTAGTCAGGCGGATGTGATTAACGATGATAAAGAAGTTATAGTTGGGACATATGGTAGAACTCCACTTGTGCTTTCAAGTGGAAAGGGGTGTAAGTTGTATGATATTGATGGTAAAGAGTATATTGATCTCACGTCGGGTATTGCTGTTAATGCTTTGGGCCATGGGGATCCCGATTGGGTTCGGGCGGTTACCGATCAGGCGAACGTGCTTGCGCATGTTAGCAACATATATTACACTGTTCCGCAG GTGAATCTTGCTCGACGTCTTGTTGCTAGTTCATTTGCAGATCGTGTTTTTTTCTCCAACTCAGGAACAGAAGCAAACGAAGCTGCTATAAAGTTCTCACGAAAATTCCAACGGTTTTCACACCCGAATAAGGCGGACCCACCTACCGAGTTTATCTCGTTCACCAACAGTTTCCACGGAAGGACAATCGGTTCACTTGCGTTGACCAGCAAGGAACATTACCGAACACCTTTTGAGCCTGTGATGCCGGGTGTTACTTTCTTAAAATACGGTGACATTGATGCTGTTCAAGAGTTATTATCTAGTGGCAAAATTGCTGCAGTGTTTGTCGAACCTATTCAGGGTGAAGGTGGAATATACGGTGCTACAAAAGAGTTCTTGAAATCGTTACGCAGTGCTTGTGATAAAGCTGGATCTCTGCTGGTTTTTGATGAG GTTCAATGTGGGTTGGGTCGAACTGGTTATCTTTGGGCCCATGAAGCTTATGATGTAACCCCCGATATAATGACTCTTGCCAAGCCTCTAGCTGGTGGTTTACCAATAGGAGCTACACTAGTGACCGAAAGAGTCAACGCAGCCATCAACAACGGGGATCACGGAAGCACGTTTGCAGGCGGACCTCTTGTATGCGCTGCTGCAATCGCGGTCTTTGATAAAGTATCAGACCCTAGCTTTTTAGCCGAAGTCACCAAAAAAGGCGACTACTTGAAACACTTGTTGAAGAAAAAACTACAAGGAAACAAACACGTGAAAGAAATACGAGGTTTTGGTCTTATTGTTGGAATCGAGCTGGATGTTGCTGCAACCCCGCTTGTTGATGCTTGTCGAGAATCCGGGCTTTTGATTTTGACAGCTGGAAAAGGAGACGTTGTGAGACTGGTCCCGCCATTGATAATCTCGGAGCAGGAACTTGATTCTGCTGTTGAGATCATATATAAATGCTTGCATGTTCTTGATGAAAAGAGTTCTAACTAG